The Cydia amplana chromosome 21, ilCydAmpl1.1, whole genome shotgun sequence genome includes a window with the following:
- the LOC134658065 gene encoding uncharacterized protein LOC134658065, which produces MELRLLSVFLPVVFGQIKPDVSFDRSNDRFDLTPMIQEASYDQWGDVMDGVRRSDGLSKPSAGDTRVSEATKTFMKALRRFQRNFDFDTPENSDNENPGERVQLRRDLVSYLHENQPDMTRRSDQSEIDREVLIHHAVPIVMTVEGIMQMPKSDK; this is translated from the exons ATG GAGCTTCGTCTACTGTCAGTTTTTTTGCCAGTGGTTTTCGGCCAGATTAAGCCCGACGTATCGttcgaccgatcaaacgacagGTTCGACCTGACGCCCATGATACAAGAGGCGTCGTATGACCAGTGGGGCGATGTTATGGATGGGGTGAGGCGGTCTGATGG GTTAAGCAAGCCCAGCGCAGGCGACACCAGGGTATCAGAAGCCACCAAGACGTTCATGAAGGCCCTCAGACGCTTCCAACGGAACTTCGACTTCGATACACCAGAGAACAGCGACAACGAGAATCCTGGTGAAAGAGTACAGTTGAGGAGGGACCTCGTTAGTTATTTGCATGAAAACCAGCCGGATATGACCAGGCGCTCAG aTCAATCAGAGATAGACAGAGAGGTGCTGATACATCATGCCGTCCCTATCGTTATGACGGTTGAAGGTATAATGCAAATGCCTAAAAGTGATAAATAA